A genomic region of Salinibacter pepae contains the following coding sequences:
- the rplL gene encoding 50S ribosomal protein L7/L12: protein MADIEELAEQLVGLTIQEANELANHLEEEYDIQPASAGVAVAADGGGGADGDAEEEEQTAFDVVLTGIGGNKIQVIKEVRSITGMGLKEAKSLVDEAPNPVSEGVSREEADDLKAQIEDAGGEVELQ from the coding sequence ATGGCTGACATCGAAGAACTCGCCGAACAGCTTGTTGGGCTTACCATCCAGGAAGCCAACGAGCTCGCGAATCATCTTGAAGAGGAATACGACATCCAGCCGGCCTCGGCGGGAGTTGCCGTGGCGGCCGATGGCGGAGGCGGTGCCGACGGAGATGCCGAGGAGGAAGAGCAGACGGCATTCGACGTTGTGCTCACCGGCATTGGGGGCAACAAGATTCAGGTTATTAAAGAGGTCCGCTCCATCACGGGCATGGGCCTCAAGGAGGCCAAGTCGCTCGTGGACGAGGCACCGAATCCGGTGAGCGAAGGCGTTTCCCGGGAGGAGGCCGACGACCTCAAGGCGCAGATTGAAGACGCCGGGGGCGAGGTTGAGCTCCAGTAG
- the rplJ gene encoding 50S ribosomal protein L10: MSKNRAEKAEIIEEIGEKLNEYPIIYLTNFEGLTVAQSNDLRGRFREAGVEYQVTKNTLARLALDRIEGKDALEEFFAGPTAIAFSEDPAKPARVLQDFLEEEELGRPELKVAWIEGDMYDDPEALDTLAELKSREELIGEVIGRLLAPAQNLVGGLQGPGQRLSGLLQSLADEEEDE, translated from the coding sequence ATGTCGAAGAACCGAGCCGAGAAAGCCGAAATCATCGAAGAGATCGGGGAGAAGCTCAACGAGTACCCGATTATCTACCTAACCAACTTTGAGGGCCTGACCGTCGCCCAGTCGAACGACCTCCGGGGGCGCTTTCGGGAGGCGGGCGTCGAGTATCAGGTTACCAAGAACACCCTGGCCCGCCTCGCCCTTGATCGCATCGAGGGGAAGGACGCCCTGGAAGAGTTTTTTGCGGGGCCTACGGCCATCGCCTTCAGCGAAGACCCGGCCAAGCCCGCTCGGGTTCTCCAGGACTTTTTGGAGGAGGAAGAGCTGGGCCGCCCGGAATTGAAGGTCGCCTGGATTGAGGGCGACATGTACGACGATCCGGAGGCGCTCGACACGCTTGCGGAGCTGAAGTCGCGCGAGGAGCTGATCGGGGAGGTCATTGGTCGCCTGCTGGCACCGGCCCAGAACCTGGTCGGCGGCCTCCAGGGGCCCGGGCAGCGTCTGTCCGGCCTGCTCCAGTCCCTCGCGGACGAAGAGGAAGACGAGTAG
- the rplA gene encoding 50S ribosomal protein L1 gives MANIEGKRYQDANELVEEQGDPVKLREAAELAKETATANFDESIDLDLRLGVDPQHADQMVRGSITLPNGTGREVTVLVLASEGKQQEAEEAGADYVGLDEYIERIEEENWLDFDVAIATPDVMGQVGQLGRILGPRGLMPNPKSGTVTMDVADAIEEIKAGKIEFRVDQSGNLHTPIGKASFSPDELYENAQALLREVIRLRPASAGGLYLRSITLSATMGPPVRVERSSVLSEAR, from the coding sequence ATGGCAAACATTGAAGGCAAACGATACCAAGACGCCAACGAGCTCGTGGAGGAGCAGGGCGATCCTGTGAAGCTGCGAGAGGCCGCAGAGTTGGCGAAAGAAACCGCAACCGCCAATTTCGACGAGTCGATTGACCTCGACCTTCGTCTCGGCGTCGACCCGCAGCACGCCGACCAGATGGTGCGAGGGTCGATCACCCTTCCCAACGGCACCGGCCGAGAAGTCACCGTGCTGGTATTGGCCAGTGAGGGCAAGCAGCAGGAGGCCGAGGAGGCAGGCGCCGACTACGTGGGGCTCGACGAATACATCGAGCGCATCGAGGAGGAAAACTGGCTCGACTTTGACGTGGCCATTGCCACGCCGGACGTCATGGGGCAGGTGGGGCAGCTCGGGCGCATTCTGGGCCCGCGCGGCCTCATGCCGAACCCAAAAAGCGGAACCGTCACGATGGACGTGGCCGACGCGATCGAAGAGATCAAGGCCGGAAAGATTGAGTTCCGTGTCGATCAGAGTGGCAACCTGCACACCCCCATCGGAAAGGCGTCCTTTTCCCCCGACGAGCTGTACGAGAACGCCCAGGCGCTCCTCCGCGAGGTCATTCGGCTCCGGCCGGCCTCGGCGGGTGGGCTCTACCTGCGCTCGATCACGCTGTCGGCCACGATGGGGCCGCCGGTGCGTGTGGAGCGGAGCTCCGTGCTCAGTGAAGCCCGGTAG
- the rplK gene encoding 50S ribosomal protein L11, with product MAAPVEQTIKLQIKGGQANPAPPIGPALGQHGVNIMEFCKAFNSRTEDRMGTLLPVEITVYADRSFDFIVKSPPASVLLKQKADIETAAGDPLRDDAGTVTWDDCLDIADQKLQDLNAHTVEKGASMVAGTARSMGITVEGRPAHE from the coding sequence ATGGCAGCACCGGTCGAACAAACCATCAAGCTTCAAATCAAGGGCGGACAGGCCAACCCCGCCCCGCCCATCGGCCCGGCCCTCGGGCAGCACGGCGTGAACATCATGGAGTTCTGCAAGGCATTCAACTCCCGCACCGAAGACCGGATGGGGACGCTCCTCCCGGTCGAGATTACGGTGTACGCCGACCGCTCCTTTGACTTCATCGTCAAGAGCCCGCCGGCATCCGTTCTTCTGAAGCAGAAGGCCGACATCGAAACCGCCGCGGGCGACCCGCTTCGGGACGATGCCGGCACGGTCACCTGGGACGATTGCCTGGACATTGCCGACCAGAAGCTTCAGGACCTGAACGCCCACACCGTGGAGAAGGGGGCGAGCATGGTGGCGGGCACGGCCCGGTCCATGGGAATTACCGTCGAGGGCAGGCCGGCCCACGAGTAG
- the nusG gene encoding transcription termination/antitermination protein NusG, whose translation MAEDTETDTWYVLRTFSNHEKKVRRYLESEIERIGLEDQVEEILIPTETVFEMKGGEKKTKEKTFFPGYILLNCTLTSDLRDLAEDLPSVIGFLTTGTGDEPTQLREEEIKRILGKMDRAEEMGEQPEMPFKVGDPVKVVDGPFDSFNGIVEDVYPDQMKVKVMVSIFGRKTPVELDYLQVEHEE comes from the coding sequence ATGGCTGAAGACACAGAGACAGACACCTGGTACGTGCTCCGCACGTTCTCGAACCATGAGAAAAAGGTGCGTCGGTACCTGGAAAGTGAGATCGAGCGGATTGGGCTTGAGGATCAGGTGGAGGAAATCCTGATTCCCACGGAGACGGTCTTCGAAATGAAAGGGGGAGAGAAGAAGACAAAAGAGAAAACATTCTTTCCCGGATACATCCTCCTCAACTGCACCCTCACATCCGACCTTCGCGACCTTGCCGAGGATCTTCCGTCGGTGATCGGGTTCTTGACGACAGGAACCGGAGACGAACCGACCCAGCTCCGCGAGGAGGAGATCAAGCGCATCCTCGGCAAGATGGATCGTGCGGAGGAGATGGGGGAGCAGCCCGAAATGCCGTTCAAGGTGGGCGATCCGGTGAAGGTGGTGGACGGGCCCTTCGACAGCTTCAACGGGATTGTAGAAGACGTCTACCCCGATCAGATGAAGGTCAAGGTGATGGTCTCCATCTTCGGGCGGAAGACCCCTGTTGAGCTCGACTACCTGCAGGTCGAGCACGAAGAGTAA
- the secE gene encoding preprotein translocase subunit SecE: MTWIREYLKNVVAEMEKVNWPGRDELISSTLITIVATLIVSGFIFLADQVIQRILEILYRV; this comes from the coding sequence ATGACCTGGATACGTGAGTACCTGAAAAACGTCGTTGCGGAGATGGAGAAGGTGAACTGGCCCGGCCGTGACGAACTGATCAGTAGCACGCTCATCACGATCGTCGCCACACTGATCGTCTCCGGATTTATATTTCTGGCCGACCAGGTCATCCAGCGAATCCTGGAGATCCTCTACCGGGTATAA